From Flavobacterium lipolyticum, one genomic window encodes:
- a CDS encoding DUF6443 domain-containing protein, with protein MKKNRLILFLLLFASMGTKAQTFSDDNFIYTLTPKKPVRAANLNSLTKDEMSQNVTYFDGLGRPIQTIAIGQGAAGQDIITPMEYDGFGRQAIEYLPYPAANGGSSYPRIDSNTAIAAAKGIYSAAKYDNTANPFSQKAFEPSPLNRVVKQAAPGASWEMGKGHEIKIDYQANTAADTVKLYKANTTWDADLGLYDISFSDAGTYAEGRLYKTITYDENTTANPSESSGSTVEFKNTEGQVILKRTYNSGNRHDTYYVYDIYGNLTYVLPPKVSGTVSDEILNGLCYQYKYDYRNRLVVKKLPGKQWEFIVYDKLDRPVATGPAFSPFKDETAEGWLITKYDAFGRPVYTGWSSQPSNAVTRKAMQDTQNTTNVIFETKKTSGTIDAISVYYSNDIAPTNFKLLTVTYYDNYAFPNAESRPTTIEGQTVLDNSKGLVTGSWVRALTTASAALGETTTTFYDTRSRAVRTRTQNHLGGYTNTNSSLDFTGKSLYTITKHKRTSGDTELTIREEFNYSPQDRLLTHTHQINGGTVEVLANNTYDDLGQLSVKNVGNSAGTPLQKVHYSYNIRGWLTGINNVEELQQDTDPKDLFAFKINYDKQPGNTQVQALYNGNISETTWTTDTDLSKRSYGYQYDKLNRLTSAIYSKPNEAIPVSGAYNESLSYDKNGNIKSLQRYGDSDAPSIVFQTDDLTYGYLDQNSNQLTKVTDGPAGNDNKGFKDGNKTGDDFTYDVNGNMIADKNKNITEIQYNHLNLPKKITFGTNGTIEYIYNAAGQKLKKIVKEASGTTHTDYLGGFQYRYSEDQSIPVDPGGGDPEPPAPDDPGDTDPPIFTPDPVKDPPVEANRFGGFTAQSASQAAPSRPTLEFFPTAEGYYDYIGKKYVYQYKDHLGNIRLSYAKNPATQVLTIIDENNYYPFGLKHNGYNDYVPTSNKYKYNGKELQDDDIGGLKLNMYDYGARNYDPALGRWMNIDPLAETSRRFSPYTYGLNNPVFFIDPDGRQATYNWDEHKKGNKGVYTDGGKTVSYEQAIAGYSDDNGYDEKGNQVNNKGGDTTDYLYGKDGKIISSTSVKLKSISQGEFGSNGGKLRGYGFKGWKMATGNSQSMELTSPFFSWGWAFKGIGAVWSATFGTTARTAEASGSVYSVAFETSLSSDLFPGGSYYGHFKAANTALNTAIETDASLASSMYELGITVPKSSAGSVLGKSPTNWVWHHAIEPGVMQLVPKVQHTPGSVFWNTLHPGGVGGMSIWNKL; from the coding sequence ATGAAAAAGAACAGATTAATTTTATTCTTGCTGTTATTTGCCAGTATGGGTACAAAAGCCCAGACTTTCAGCGACGACAACTTCATATACACACTTACCCCTAAGAAACCGGTGCGGGCAGCAAACTTAAATTCGCTCACCAAAGACGAGATGAGTCAAAACGTGACCTATTTTGATGGGCTGGGGCGTCCGATACAAACCATTGCCATTGGTCAGGGAGCAGCAGGACAAGATATTATAACCCCTATGGAATATGACGGCTTTGGCCGACAAGCCATAGAATACCTGCCTTATCCGGCTGCCAATGGAGGCAGCAGTTATCCCAGAATTGACTCTAATACGGCCATAGCTGCCGCAAAAGGCATTTATAGCGCTGCAAAATACGACAATACTGCGAACCCTTTCTCTCAGAAGGCATTTGAACCATCACCGTTGAATCGCGTTGTTAAACAAGCTGCTCCGGGAGCTTCGTGGGAAATGGGCAAAGGCCATGAAATTAAAATCGATTATCAGGCTAATACCGCTGCTGATACCGTAAAACTGTATAAAGCCAATACCACTTGGGACGCAGATTTAGGGTTGTACGACATTAGTTTTTCAGATGCTGGAACTTATGCCGAAGGGAGGCTTTACAAAACGATTACGTACGACGAGAATACAACTGCAAACCCAAGCGAGTCATCAGGCTCCACAGTAGAATTTAAAAATACCGAAGGGCAAGTTATTCTCAAAAGAACCTACAATTCAGGCAACCGACACGATACCTACTACGTTTACGATATTTATGGGAACCTGACTTATGTATTGCCCCCAAAAGTATCGGGGACAGTCAGTGACGAGATTTTAAACGGTTTGTGTTACCAATACAAATACGACTACCGCAATCGTCTGGTCGTGAAAAAACTGCCCGGAAAACAATGGGAGTTTATCGTGTACGACAAACTCGATCGTCCCGTAGCCACAGGACCGGCTTTCTCACCTTTTAAAGACGAAACTGCCGAAGGCTGGCTCATTACCAAATACGATGCTTTTGGCAGACCTGTTTATACGGGTTGGAGCAGTCAGCCTTCCAATGCGGTGACCAGAAAAGCAATGCAGGACACCCAAAATACAACCAATGTTATATTTGAAACGAAAAAGACCTCAGGAACCATAGATGCTATTTCGGTATATTACAGTAATGACATTGCTCCGACCAATTTTAAGCTTTTAACGGTTACTTATTACGATAATTATGCTTTTCCCAACGCAGAAAGCCGGCCTACTACAATTGAAGGACAGACTGTTTTGGACAATTCCAAAGGTTTGGTAACCGGAAGCTGGGTAAGAGCTCTGACTACTGCCTCAGCGGCATTGGGAGAAACCACTACGACTTTTTACGATACCAGATCCCGTGCGGTAAGAACCCGGACTCAAAATCACTTGGGAGGTTATACCAATACCAACAGCAGTTTAGATTTTACCGGAAAGTCGCTCTATACCATTACCAAACACAAACGTACTTCCGGAGACACAGAACTCACCATAAGAGAAGAATTCAACTATTCGCCACAAGATCGTTTATTAACCCATACCCATCAAATCAACGGAGGAACTGTTGAAGTTTTGGCAAACAATACTTATGATGACCTGGGACAATTGAGCGTTAAAAATGTGGGGAACAGCGCAGGAACTCCGTTACAGAAAGTACACTACAGTTACAACATCAGAGGCTGGCTTACCGGAATCAACAATGTCGAAGAACTACAGCAGGACACTGATCCGAAAGATCTGTTTGCTTTTAAAATTAATTATGACAAACAGCCGGGCAACACACAGGTTCAGGCCTTGTACAATGGAAATATCTCAGAGACCACCTGGACAACAGATACGGATCTTAGCAAGCGTTCTTATGGGTATCAGTACGACAAGCTGAACCGTCTGACCAGTGCCATTTACAGTAAACCCAATGAAGCTATACCGGTTTCAGGAGCGTATAACGAAAGTTTGAGTTACGACAAAAACGGAAATATCAAATCTTTGCAGCGTTATGGAGACAGTGATGCACCTTCTATAGTTTTTCAAACCGATGATTTAACTTACGGTTATTTAGATCAAAACTCGAACCAGCTCACTAAAGTAACCGACGGCCCCGCCGGAAATGACAACAAAGGTTTTAAAGACGGCAATAAAACGGGGGATGATTTCACGTATGATGTCAATGGGAATATGATTGCAGACAAAAACAAAAACATCACCGAAATACAATACAATCATCTGAATTTACCTAAGAAAATTACATTTGGAACAAATGGCACGATTGAGTATATTTACAACGCAGCGGGGCAAAAACTGAAGAAAATTGTAAAAGAGGCCAGCGGTACAACTCATACTGATTATCTGGGAGGATTTCAGTACAGGTATAGCGAGGACCAAAGTATTCCGGTTGATCCGGGCGGTGGAGATCCAGAACCTCCTGCACCTGATGATCCGGGCGACACTGATCCTCCTATTTTTACTCCGGATCCAGTAAAAGATCCTCCGGTAGAAGCCAATCGTTTTGGTGGCTTCACAGCACAATCGGCAAGTCAGGCTGCTCCATCGCGACCAACCTTAGAGTTTTTCCCTACGGCAGAGGGGTATTATGATTACATAGGTAAAAAATATGTGTACCAATACAAAGATCATTTGGGTAACATACGATTGAGTTATGCTAAAAATCCCGCAACCCAAGTTCTTACCATTATTGACGAGAATAATTATTATCCTTTTGGGTTGAAACACAATGGGTATAATGATTATGTACCTACGAGTAATAAGTATAAGTACAACGGAAAAGAACTTCAGGACGATGATATCGGAGGCCTTAAACTTAATATGTATGACTATGGAGCTAGAAATTATGACCCTGCGCTTGGTAGATGGATGAATATTGACCCATTGGCCGAAACTAGTCGAAGATTTAGTCCTTATACTTATGGGCTTAATAATCCGGTATTTTTTATTGATCCTGATGGAAGGCAAGCAACGTATAATTGGGACGAACACAAAAAGGGTAATAAAGGAGTCTATACTGATGGTGGTAAAACCGTATCGTATGAGCAAGCTATTGCAGGTTATAGTGATGATAATGGGTATGATGAAAAAGGGAATCAAGTAAATAATAAAGGTGGGGATACAACCGATTATTTATATGGTAAAGATGGAAAGATCATATCTTCAACTTCCGTTAAGTTAAAAAGTATTTCACAAGGAGAATTTGGAAGTAATGGGGGGAAATTAAGAGGTTATGGTTTTAAGGGTTGGAAGATGGCTACTGGAAATTCACAATCGATGGAACTTACCTCTCCTTTTTTCTCATGGGGTTGGGCTTTTAAAGGTATAGGGGCAGTTTGGAGTGCAACATTTGGGACAACAGCAAGAACGGCAGAAGCATCGGGTTCTGTATATTCAGTTGCATTCGAAACATCATTATCAAGTGACTTATTTCCGGGTGGAAGTTATTATGGACACTTTAAAGCGGCTAACACCGCTCTGAATACAGCTATTGAGACGGATGCTTCGTTAGCATCCTCCATGTATGAGTTAGGGATTACTGTTCCGAAATCATCAGCTGGAAGTGTTTTAGGTAAGTCCCCAACGAATTGGGTGTGGCATCATGCTATAGAGCCAGGAGTTATGCAATTAGTGCCAAAAGTACAACATACACCGGGATCAGTCTTTTGGAATACCTTGCACCCAGGCGGAGTGGGTGGAATGTCAATATGGAACAAATTATAA